In the Arachis ipaensis cultivar K30076 chromosome B04, Araip1.1, whole genome shotgun sequence genome, cccaccatggtatgatcgttcttttctttgtttttcctattcaataactcttctctttattagtacttttgtgcatttgcatttacatgtctttatatttcttccatttacaaaaaaaaaaaaaaaatttcgctacgcgacgcgatcgcatcagcgacgcgtctgcgtcgcaagaggagtgaagaaaaaaaataaatgaatagagAGTCACGTTGGAGCATGGcaggaggcgtgccaatggcacaaatcgacccacgcaaccgcgtcactgacgcgtccgcctCGCATGGGAACCATGGCCTTCCACGCGACAGCGTgctccacgcggtcgcgtgcccTGAATTtccgacgtaaaagggtgcacactgAAATATTGTGCAAGAGtaatgctggattggtgctggaagcacaatccttaacacgcgaccgcgtcaccaacgcggccgcgtcatccatcttTTGACGCaccctcacgcgatcgcgtgacccacgcgatcgcgtcaccccaatttgGCAATTGAAtcgttttgaacagagagttgtgctggtgcgaggcCGCACTCGCGCCAGACGCATAACATGGGTCATGCAACCGCGTGACCGATGCGATCGTGTCACCACACTGGAAGcgcacccacgcgaatgcgtgccccacacggccgcgtcgtatgcgccgcacagctcaacctaactTACcagattatcttatctttctctcttccaaatcctaattttccttttccctccttattcctTCTTTCCCCCTTCctctttctatctcacctttcactctctatctctttcacctccattaacaaggttttattctCTTATCCCCTCCCTCTtcctatcattcttattattctataaatattttcttctcttttctttctcttttcattattcatattttccttctttttctttccctttttacatggtgttagaaattttcttttgagtcatcatctctcattatatgcttgtggattgttgcaaattgtttgacatttattctatttaagggattgcttgcatgttcatctttatattttctataccttattcaccatgcatgctatgtgtttgtaaaAATGCTCATATGGcgttatgcacttctctatgttgttatacatttcaatgcttgcttttcacaactttcccttattattttattaattgaatttaattgtcaatacaaacgtgatggtttgttacgaattattgcttggtctatgctactcatgccctttgccagcatgccaataaacaccttgcattcacttgtttttatctgcactagctattttccattgatggcttttcatatgtactcgagagcatgtgttaatgtcatttaCATTTTACTGTGCCCCCTTCaacctcttttccgtttccttccttgctgtctatctctttgaatttaatttactttctcttcccttctttcaggatggccaccaagaaaggaaaggagaaagcaacttccaaaccaccagctagaagaggaactaaaagagcattagtggcagagccttcttcaactgcagtcaagccctcaacaaaaagagttaagaggataataaaggttgatgaaaaggagaaagcctttccaacaaaagacactgcgcgatttttcaatcgctactgtgagcagatgtttcctATCCTGCCagaaaggaattataacaatgaataccttcttatcctcccgcccaatatttctacctttgttgagccgcaaatttaACGACGACattggggtttcctacggagacagccaaggcaggtcaatctttcttgggtagttgagttctactccaacttctacatgccgaccctgcagtctgtttatgtccggcagaagcaagtctccatcacaaaagaggccattcaacaagctctgAATCTTCctcctattccagaaggaatggacgcctttcaagaagccaaacttaagcgccagaggtaccaatttgactgggactccgttctcggagtcatcgcattacctggcagtccttggatctatggataccaccgtacccgccctaagagaatcttggcttcagcactcaccttggaggatcgcgtatgggcacagatcatgtctcattacgtcttcccgagcacccacgagtcctccttcactgcggacatggctgttctactatggtgcatccttacagaccaacctctgaatctctcaagacatatccggaatgctatgggacacgtacaaattgcgggcaatttACCTTTCCCCGCtatggtctcagatcttgtctcagcagccggagtctcctacagagctggggacaccaaagccgtgcttccacgggatgatcagtatgtccctaacgggaaatacctcagacttccagcagccactacaaatcttcctactgctccagttgaagacaatcctccttcaacaccacaagcacctacaactgatgcattgctccagcagataatcgaacggttggatcggcaagaacagaaagctaagaaacgagcgccgattcaaacacctcaaggagctactcaagggacacttcaaggaatcggataccccggactccacttctttcaccagcacagggagccatgacggccccgactgtggagatactgctaccagcccacccctgttcctaacagatggcaccgaggacagtgcaaagccttaaatgtggggaggtcggtcagtacctgacttccggaggtaatttctcttctctagcaccaataattaggatatgttagttagattttctttcctttataaaatagaataaattgcataggttaggatagttgcatgcatgttctacttgattgaaaagacaataagtttcttttaagactctatctttggaacaaaatttcactaatttttcaaaaatttttacgataaatttgcttgagttgtatttggaacataatatttgagctaaagaatacacaacctgtgaaagatttgagcctttatgtatggttacattatttaaccataattattttatttctgtgtgtttacttctctatgattgtgatctatattttgttttatcttatatgtccaatatttattatatttacatgcttgcacatgattgaggccattatttgtttaaactcacttatccaaattaagcctacccttttaaattacctttgttaaccactttgagcgtttaaatcccatttgttcgatattttaccacattactaaccttaagccgaaaaacaattgtatatctcaaattgaatctttggttagcttaagatagaattgtgtgtgctagttaagtataggaaattgtgggaacaaaagttattaagggaatgtgtcatgaaaatttaaggggaatttggatacctactcatgtgaaaatataagaatgaaaaatctatgtgcattgataagctttatttattttaatgaaaaaaatgaaaaattaataaataaggggacaaaattaccccaatgttaaattcaaaaTTCGAAGATCAGTGCACATATGATATAATCAAAATactaagttgatacatgagtagggattgaaaaagggaactctgggtagctaggtataaaCTTTAAAGATTACATTAAGTGAATACAAGTTAGGTtggagcttgggttaattaaagattcaatttattagctcacttgaccaaatatacacccctacctataccttagccccattacaaccttgaaaagacctcatgatgtttgcattagtatgtTAACtgatgttgattggttaggagaagaacaaaagttagaaagcatgattagagaaagatagagtgatcaccctatacactagagattagagcgtacatacattatcagtgagggttcaatgcttgaattttcatgttccctgctttcatcagctatcttcttgcacttttatctgttttattgtgtaatgataaaattagtggaatttgatttgtaattgttttgaagagcttatttacttttgatcaagtggacaagaatcatatagttgcatttatttatatacatataggcttgcattgcatttcatgagtttctacattttcatgctcatttccttatctccttcaattaagcatgaggacatgctaatgtttaagtgtggagaggttaataaaccactattttatgatttatattgtgtttaattgtgtggttttatcatgatccttacccacttattcattaaattagtatgcatttagattttcttcctgaatttattacatgtttgaaaactgcttcctagagactttaattatttatttttaattctcttttattccattcgatgtcgtgatctgtgtgttgagtgtttcagactttacagggcataaatgagttggagattggaaaggaagctagcaaaaatggaaggaacacaagaatttgaggagataaccagcgagaagtgacgcggtcgcatgactcacgcgaccgcacgaaggagagcaaatcgcagtgacgcggccgcatggctcacgcggccgcgcggattggaaaagctcaggcgacgcggtagcgtggacgacgcgaacgcgtggcaaggaaaaacgcgaatgacgcgtccgcatggatgacgcgatcgcgtgacatgtgcgatcggcataatctgcagaattcattgggggcgattttggaccttaatttgacccaattttcggcccagaacagtaGACTAGAGCtggagaatatgcagaaacaaaaagaGAACAATCATTCTATACAGTTaacagtttttagatctagttttactcccttaggtttttctctctaggttttagagttttaattttcaattggtcttagcattggaacattgagaagggttatttcctcatcaagacttcgtcattctagttcgttttctcaacttggttttattcttccatgttctttgttttgttcaattttgtcattcagatacttttatgattatttaatgcaaggattatttctttttaattcaatttcaattccaataatcatgtcttcttttaattccctttcatgtgttatggatttattatttacaatgagtgagtagtttcttcacttgatggagagttgattaaaaggaactcttgagttggaaggattgaaggaaaatttgtaattgggttaactgttggattgctatcctgccaccaacgccaatccctttgaattaagtgggttgcaacttgtgaacagatctagcattccagcttgtttgactttcccttacttagtaaaggataaccaaacagaacaaccattaattataaattaatcttacaatcactccatcaatagtagaaattccaaccaatcaactcccagtcaaggcttttattcatattatttaaaatttcctcaatttacattcccatttacttagctcaacttcttggaacatctgattaataagatagcgcacttttctgcaactcattgggagacgacctgggacttaaaacttccagtaatttttaatttaactctctgtgacatatttctaaattgataggcagattttcggtgagttaagaactatacttgcaacgtaaccattttaataatttttaattcaccagcttctgcatcTCATTAGATAGCTCATGGCCTTGAATACATTGAACACCATTCTCTCATCATGTAGCTTGAGGGTAAGttcacccttttggacatcaatgatggctccagcagtagctaaaaATGGCCTCCCAAAAATTATTGAAGCCTTAGCTTCTTCCtccatatccaacaccacaaagtcaaCATGGAAGATGAAGTCTCCTACTTTCACTAACAAATCTTCTACTATTCCATGAGAGAATTTGAATGATCGATCTGCCAATCGGAGGGCCATTCTTGTTtgtttggcttcctcaatcttcattcttTTCATCATTGTCAAGGACATCAAATTTATACTAGCTCCAAAGTCACATAAGGCTTTTTCAACTGTTATTTtccctatgatgcagggaatttggaAGCTTCCTGGGTCCTTCAATTTTTAAGGTAGCTTGTATtggatgatagcactacattcctcagTTAATACCACAGTTTCATCATtcctccagcttctcttcttggtcattaattcctttagaaacttagcatagagtggcatttgctctagtaCTTCAACCAAGGGAATGTTGATCTGAAGTTTCTTGAAAATCTCCAAAAATTTGGAGAATTGGCTGTCCTTTGCATTCTTCATTAGGCGCTGAGGGTAAGGAGCCTTTGGGACATATAGCCTTAGAACTTCTTTTTCTTCTGATGGATTGGGAGCAGGTGTTTGTGCTTCTTCCTTGTCATCTGAACTACCCTCTGCTTTCTCCTCGTGAGTCTCCCTTGAATTCTCTGTCAATTCCCTTCCACTTTTGAGGGTAATagctttgcattcctctcttgaagTTATCTTGGTGGAATTACCGGAACTGTAGCCAGGGGCTTGCTTGGACAAGTATCCAACTTGTGCTTCAATTTTTTGagtggcagcatcttgattttgCAGATTGGATCTTACTTCTTCCCTGAATTTTTTTATGTCTTCAGACTCCTTGCAAAGATTTGCAAGCATAGCTTCCATTTTGGACATTCTATCATCATCATGTAGTGATGgttggttggaattggggtgttgAGAGTGGTTATTGTATTTTTGGTATGGTGGCTATGAATAAATATTTTGTGTGGTTTGGTATGGTCTTTGGTTGGAATGTTGGTGAGTGGAGTTGTTATACTGGTTTGAGTTATGGGGACTGTAgtcttggccttggttttgttggtttccccaccgaaagtttgggtggttcctccaacctggGTTATAGGTTTTAGAATATGGATCGTGAGCTTGCCTAGATGaatttccaaggtaattagcttcctcccagtTAACTCCTTCTTCTGTTTCCAACTCTCCTTGAGGTGATGGTTGAGTGTAGATGGCTTCTCTATTTGCCTGGTCAATTCAGCcagttgcttggtgatcatcttattcTGGGCCAGGATTGCATCCATATGGTTTAACTCCATGACTCCCCTGTTGTTGCTTCTGTCtgaggcataaaaatactcattgtcagccactgtctctataacatcaatggcttcttcaatggtcttcttcttgttaaaGGAACCTCCAGATGAGTGGTTTACATCTTTCTTTGATTCACAATTCagtccttcataaaagatatgaagttgcacccactcattgaacatatcaggggcatttccttgtcaaatcttTGAACCTCTTCCATGCTTCATAAATAGTCTTACCATCCTGCTGTCTGAATGTCTGCACTTCAGTTCTTAGCCTGTTTACTTTTTGTGGAGGGTAGAACCTTGCTAAGAATTTATTCACTACATCTTTCCAAGTTGTCAATCTTTCCTTGGGAAATGATTTTAACCATTTTGATGCcttgtccctcaaagaaaatggaaacagtaacattCTATAGgtatcaggatgaacaccattagatttaactgtgtcacatatccttaggaattTAGTGAGATGCTCATTAGGGTCCTCTTGGGCACTCCCTCcaaaagaacagttgttctggactaaagttatgagctgaggctacaattcgaaattattagcatggatagttggcttttgaatgctgctaccacattttcttgggtttggattgatgtaggagcctagaactctcctctcttgtccagcaggGTTGGCTGCTCCTCCTCTGGCATGATTGttcacctctccttcatgatggttttctatatcatcctccatggttatatccaagtcttcctcctcttcttctgcaccaacagccctctttcctcttgcttccttccttaatctcaggaaggttctttctggttcactgatgagcggataatttatacgctttttggcattatttttagtatgtttttagtatattttagttagtttttattatgtttttattagtttttaattaaaaatcacatttctagactttactatgagtttgtgtgtttttctgtgatttcaggtattttctggctgaaattgagggacctgaccaaaaatctgattcagaggctgaaaaaagactgcagatgttgttggattctgacctccctgcagtcaaagtggattttctggagctacagaagcccaattggtgcgctctcaattgcgttggaaagtagacatcctgggctttccagaaatatataatagtccatactttgctcgagatttgatggcccaaactagcattctaagtcagcataaaaattctggcgtcaaaacgccaaaactggcatgaaagctggagttaaacacccaaactggcacaaaagctagcatttaattccaagaaaagtctctacatgtgaaagcttcaatgctcagtccaaacacacaccaagtgggcccggaagaagatttctgcattaattacctatttctgtaaaccctaggctactagttttctataaataggaccttttgctagaCTTTTAGACATATACTTTTGATCTTGGAATACTTTtcatctttgggaggctggccattcggccatgcctagaccctcttgttcttatgtattttcaacggtggagtttctacacaccatagattaaggtgtggagttctgctgttcctcatgaattaatgcaaagtactattatttttctattcaattaacgcctacttcttctctaagatatacactcgttcttcaacttgatgaatgtgatgattcgtgacactcatcatcattctcacctatgaacgcgtgcttgacaattacttccgttctacttgcaatagcttgagtgcgtatctcttagcctcctggttcatgacgcatggttgcctcgcctgacaattgagccttccattccatgagatcagagtcttcgtggtataggctagaatcaattggcatcattcttaagatccggaaagtctaaaccttttctgtggtattccgagtaggatctgggaagggatgactgtgacgagcttcaaactcgcgaatgttgggcatagtgacagacgcaaaaggatcaatggatcctattccaacatgatcgagaaccaacagctgattagccgtgcggtgacagcgcatttggacatttttcactgagaggacgggaggtagccattgacaatggtgaaacccaatataagcttgccatggaaaggagtatgagtgattggatgaaaacaataggaaagcagaagttcaggaggaacaaagcatcttcatacgcttatctgaaattctcaacaatgaattacataagtatctctatcttattttatgttatatttattttttaaatatcttaaactccataaccttttgaattcacctgactgagatttacaaaatgaccatagcttgcttcaagccgacaatctccgtgggatcgacccttactcatgtaaggtttattacttggacgacccagtgcacttgctggttagttgtgcggagttgtgacaaagagttgagattacaattgtgcgtaccaagttgttggcgccattgatgatcacaatttcgtgcaccaagtttttggcgccgttgccggggattgttcgagtttggacaactgacggttcatcttgttgctcagattaggtaattttattttatgctttttactttttatttttcaaaaaatttcaaaaaagaatgtatttctattctgttcttcagagtttttaagaatgaattctagagattcatgatgatttgttgaagtctggctggctgtgaagccatgtctaatcttttggactgaggtttcaacttatcatcacaagagcttgttgatttctatcaatcttgctattCAATGTAATGatctactaaagcttggctggccattggccatgtctagtgttttggaccgaagctttcactgaaagcttggctggctagtaagccatgtctaattcctggaccggagttttaacattgcatgattcctggaattcttattaaaaattttgaatttctttattttcttttccaaataattttcgaaaaatcacaaaaaaaattataaaatcttaagatcaaaaatattttatgtttcttgtttgagtctagtgtctaattttaagtttggtgtcgattgcatgtctttattcttcttgcatttttcgaatatatgcattatgttcttcattaatcttcaagttgttcttgatgatttccttgctctgatctttaaattctcttgttttgtgtgttttattgtttttttatatGTACTctaaatttgttagtgtctctaatatgaaaatttctaagtttggtgtcttgcatgcattgtttatttgatcttagttttacatgattagttttattttgttggttctcatcattaaaaaaaaatttcaaaattatgtcttttcaagtcaataatacagagaattgaagattcagaatagtcagcagaggaattacacagaaaaagctgggcgttcaaaacacccaatgaggaaggaaaactggcgtttaaacgccagtcagggtacctggctgggcgttaaaagccaaaaaaggtagtattttgggcgttaaatgccagaatggataccattctgggcgtttaacgccaggatggcataagagggaagattttgttttttaaatcaaatcttttttaaactttcataatttttcaaaatcaaattttttttcaaatcatatcttttcaatcatatcttttcaaaatcaatttcttttcattttttttcgaaaatccttgctacaattcatgatttaattcaaaattttcaagttgttacttgcctattaagaaaggatcaaattttaaattctagaatcatgtcttttaatttcttgtt is a window encoding:
- the LOC107636546 gene encoding uncharacterized protein LOC107636546; its protein translation is MEAMLANLCKESEDIKKFREEVRSNLQNQDAATQKIEAQVGYLSKQAPGYSSGNSTKITSREECKAITLKSGRELTENSRETHEEKAEGSSDDKEEAQTPAPNPSEEKEVLRLYVPKAPYPQRLMKNAKDSQFSKFLEIFKKLQINIPLVEDPGSFQIPCIIGKITVEKALCDFGASINLMSLTMMKRMKIEEAKQTRMALRLADRSFKFSHGIVEDLLVKVGDFIFHVDFVVLDMEEEAKASIIFGRPFLATAGAIIDVQKGELTLKLHDERMVFNVFKAMSYLMRCRSW